The following proteins are encoded in a genomic region of Mycoplasma sp. NEAQ87857:
- a CDS encoding NusA N-terminal domain-containing protein — translation MSKVTKNNKTLINEQKMWFQIITGYAKEYDLPYEEVLAIFEEELAKAINRDIDPDAEIKIISDIDQQSVLILNSRCEIVDNDFEFHDGEEQEVDIQRISYITEDDARMLKADTYEEDGIVYISKPIDFDVLPGKTKIAIKNGFIQSLKLAQKQRIIEKYSNRIGQKIRAQVLNKNSKGSYNLQFEDGVTAYLPSNKVNKKLDIKLGGIIDVYLESINPDSKLSICEVSTDSPQEIFDVMHNEIPEIANGDIEIVKIQRIPGVRAKIAIQSNPKKEFDYDVVGSIFGEGAKRILAISDKLKGEKVDIIRYSEDMLEYVKNALSPAKVLDVVTQGRKYIAIVKPNDIMVAIGKQGINIELASKLLAVKLEILTTEEATEKDFEFKERYLYEKPMFHTAKANHRHSKVNKYFKGLEIDLSEFSNDVANFIANSEKEELELSEQTATKRNSRKKAKDKTINSSDLDNLFSEENLNIQLEENEDEYDFVDEIDKIFDEEFIAEDEVETKEENEVKAKPKKAVQAYKKSKIELNDFKMDNDLANYGLSSNLDLNDFDDEWEDE, via the coding sequence ATGAGTAAAGTTACAAAAAATAATAAAACATTAATCAATGAACAAAAAATGTGATTTCAAATTATCACTGGTTATGCTAAAGAATATGATTTACCATATGAAGAAGTATTAGCAATTTTTGAAGAAGAATTAGCTAAAGCAATTAATCGTGATATTGATCCTGATGCTGAAATTAAAATTATTTCAGACATTGACCAACAAAGTGTTTTAATTTTAAACTCACGTTGTGAAATTGTTGATAATGATTTTGAATTTCATGATGGAGAAGAGCAAGAAGTTGACATTCAAAGAATTTCATACATCACTGAAGATGATGCAAGAATGCTTAAAGCTGATACTTATGAAGAAGATGGAATTGTTTATATTTCAAAACCAATTGATTTTGATGTTTTACCTGGTAAAACCAAAATTGCTATTAAAAACGGATTTATTCAATCTTTAAAATTAGCTCAAAAACAAAGAATTATTGAAAAATACTCAAATCGTATTGGTCAAAAAATTCGTGCCCAAGTTTTAAATAAAAACTCTAAAGGTTCATACAACTTACAATTTGAAGATGGTGTTACTGCTTATTTACCTTCAAATAAAGTAAATAAAAAATTAGATATTAAACTTGGTGGAATTATTGATGTTTATCTTGAGAGTATTAATCCTGATAGTAAATTAAGCATTTGTGAAGTATCTACTGATTCTCCACAAGAGATTTTTGATGTAATGCACAATGAAATCCCAGAAATTGCTAATGGTGATATTGAAATTGTTAAAATCCAAAGAATACCAGGAGTAAGAGCTAAAATTGCTATTCAAAGTAATCCTAAAAAAGAATTTGATTATGATGTAGTTGGATCAATCTTTGGTGAAGGAGCTAAAAGAATTTTAGCCATTAGTGATAAATTAAAAGGAGAAAAAGTAGACATCATTCGTTATAGTGAAGATATGCTTGAATATGTGAAAAATGCTTTATCTCCAGCAAAAGTACTTGATGTAGTTACTCAAGGACGTAAATATATTGCTATTGTAAAACCAAATGACATTATGGTTGCAATTGGTAAACAAGGAATTAATATTGAATTAGCTTCAAAATTACTTGCAGTAAAATTAGAAATTTTAACTACTGAAGAAGCTACAGAAAAAGATTTTGAATTCAAAGAACGTTATTTATATGAAAAACCAATGTTCCATACTGCTAAAGCAAATCATAGACATTCTAAAGTTAATAAATACTTTAAAGGTCTAGAAATTGATTTAAGTGAATTTAGTAATGATGTTGCTAATTTTATTGCTAATAGCGAAAAAGAGGAATTGGAATTATCAGAGCAAACTGCAACTAAACGTAATTCAAGAAAGAAAGCAAAAGATAAAACTATTAATTCAAGTGATTTAGATAATTTATTCAGTGAAGAAAATTTAAATATTCAACTTGAAGAAAATGAAGATGAATACGATTTTGTTGATGAAATTGATAAAATATTTGATGAAGAGTTTATTGCTGAAGACGAAGTAGAAACTAAAGAAGAAAACGAAGTTAAAGCAAAACCTAAAAAAGCTGTACAAGCTTACAAAAAATCAAAAATCGAACTTAATGACTTCAAAATGGATAATGATTTAGCTAATTATGGACTTAGTTCAAATCTAGATTTAAATGATTTTGATGATGAGTGAGAAGATGAATAA
- a CDS encoding YlxR family protein, whose translation MNKTYTRKCIVTNQIVDISLLVRFNYNKKTQEVTLDLNKNLPNRGAYFIPNATNWAKLKKTKALNRVFRTNFTKETYETIEQQLMEVLNEQEK comes from the coding sequence ATGAATAAAACTTATACAAGAAAATGTATAGTAACTAATCAAATAGTTGATATTAGTTTATTAGTTAGATTTAACTATAATAAAAAAACTCAAGAAGTAACATTGGATTTAAATAAAAATTTACCTAATAGAGGAGCTTATTTTATTCCTAATGCAACTAATTGAGCTAAATTAAAAAAGACCAAAGCTTTAAATCGTGTATTTAGAACCAACTTTACAAAGGAAACTTATGAAACAATAGAACAACAACTTATGGAGGTGCTTAATGAGCAAGAAAAATAG
- the dnaX gene encoding DNA polymerase III subunit gamma/tau: MSYKALYRKYRPSNFDQVIGQEHIVETLKNIVQSHKIGHAYLFSGPKGTGKTSMAKIFANVLNCMHTDDLVSLCNNCLTQSENNFDVLEMDAASNNGVDEIRDLKEKIEQAPINGRFKVYIIDEVHMLSKSAFNALLKTLEEPPSHAIFILATTDVQKIPLTILSRVQRFNFHRINDANIIKHLTKILDLEKIKYEPKALKAIARLSSGGMRDALSIADQASVFNNNSITLDNLMENFGITSSDQIIEIINLIANQDLINLLNKIDQMQKNGVNWFDFLSNLITINKEWLIYVKCQDPSMLEELNIDQIKLLQLNVDLSMRINDILYDIFINLNKSEFPFEFIELGLMKLFKQQINKPIENNISMVEQITQKRKQETKKIEPVAQPIVNPAPVIQPIKTQDKVNVEPIIKPEFKQEFNNQETINNTIDYELDFVPKNINKTTSKNNEYSIDEIAHIAYFINSNKELRQQSLNQTSNWKKILASASTNPDFQGQYDIFRNCALITAHEDVFIFRCENDEYVNQITNNKTKWMQSFFKNYYRKYINLIAVNPKTLNEVKNRFDIIKNENKINSAFKIPSPLIELDEKSQIEQLNEDALKIFGDTINIIKE, translated from the coding sequence ATGAGTTATAAAGCACTATATCGTAAATATCGTCCTAGTAATTTCGATCAAGTTATAGGACAAGAACACATTGTTGAAACTTTAAAAAACATTGTCCAATCACACAAAATAGGTCATGCTTATTTGTTTTCTGGTCCTAAAGGAACAGGAAAAACTTCAATGGCTAAAATCTTTGCAAATGTCTTAAATTGTATGCATACTGATGATTTAGTTTCATTATGTAATAATTGCTTAACTCAAAGTGAAAACAATTTTGATGTTTTAGAAATGGATGCTGCGTCAAATAATGGTGTAGATGAAATTAGAGATTTAAAAGAAAAGATTGAGCAAGCTCCAATTAATGGTAGATTTAAAGTTTATATTATCGATGAAGTGCATATGTTAAGTAAAAGTGCTTTTAATGCTTTATTAAAAACCTTAGAAGAACCACCAAGTCATGCAATTTTTATTCTTGCTACAACTGATGTGCAAAAAATTCCTTTAACTATTTTATCTAGAGTTCAAAGATTTAATTTTCATAGGATTAATGATGCTAATATCATTAAACACTTAACTAAGATTTTAGATTTAGAAAAAATTAAATATGAGCCTAAAGCTTTAAAAGCAATTGCAAGATTATCTAGCGGTGGAATGAGAGATGCTTTATCAATTGCAGATCAAGCTAGTGTATTTAATAATAATTCAATTACATTAGATAATTTAATGGAAAATTTTGGAATTACTTCTAGCGATCAAATTATTGAAATTATTAATTTAATCGCAAATCAAGATTTAATTAATCTATTAAATAAAATTGATCAAATGCAAAAAAATGGAGTAAATTGATTTGATTTTCTTTCAAATTTAATCACCATCAATAAAGAATGATTAATCTATGTAAAATGTCAAGACCCTTCAATGTTAGAAGAACTGAACATAGATCAAATTAAATTATTACAATTAAATGTTGATTTATCAATGAGAATCAATGATATTTTATATGATATATTTATCAACTTAAATAAAAGTGAATTTCCTTTTGAGTTTATTGAGCTAGGGTTAATGAAATTATTTAAACAACAAATTAATAAACCAATTGAAAATAATATTTCAATGGTGGAACAAATTACTCAAAAACGTAAGCAAGAAACTAAAAAGATTGAACCAGTTGCTCAACCTATAGTTAATCCTGCTCCAGTAATTCAACCAATAAAAACTCAAGATAAAGTTAATGTTGAACCTATTATTAAACCTGAATTTAAACAAGAATTTAATAATCAAGAAACAATAAATAATACTATTGATTATGAATTAGATTTTGTTCCTAAAAATATTAATAAAACTACTAGTAAAAATAATGAATATTCAATTGATGAAATAGCACATATAGCCTATTTTATTAATTCAAATAAAGAACTTAGACAACAAAGTTTAAATCAAACATCAAACTGGAAAAAGATTTTAGCTAGTGCTTCAACTAATCCTGATTTTCAAGGTCAATATGATATTTTTCGTAATTGTGCTTTAATTACCGCTCATGAAGATGTTTTTATTTTTAGATGTGAAAATGATGAATATGTAAATCAAATTACTAATAATAAAACTAAATGAATGCAGAGCTTTTTTAAAAATTATTATCGTAAATACATTAATTTAATTGCTGTAAATCCTAAGACCTTAAATGAGGTTAAAAATCGTTTTGATATTATCAAAAATGAGAATAAAATTAATAGTGCTTTCAAAATTCCATCACCTTTAATTGAATTAGATGAAAAATCTCAAATTGAACAATTAAATGAAGATGCACTTAAAATATTTGGTGATACTATAAATATAATTAAAGAATAA
- a CDS encoding IS1634 family transposase, which yields MAKKVRGRKRVNKGLAWVIAKQTTQYATYLSACLKDSTKPGYIKKFGIGNIKVYEEKWENPVEYLKGILKDAPIHYEREDILKLINEKTQQENVKRQVFEEYPGLEVISGLFDHFDLFRKCKDTRKKDLNLLVQYQIFQRISKPQSMLQTYLNSKKTNKFATCKNSFYRSLDYIYDNREQMLQNINDAIIENKDREVEVLWFDSTTIYFETFDKEGLKQPGYSKDGKFKEDQFVIGMITDKNGIPLHYKVFPGNTPDSKTFIPFMIELEKIYKIKNVTIVADRGMSVSSNIRFLEQKGYKFIISYKLKGSKSDVKNWVLDGSHYLSLDEKLFYKEITNPSLYGLKNRPNGHNRRLIATWSEKRYEKDKHDREVFEKIFNRSAVNGKVPVKSLNSQKHKYFKISDNKVYYTLDHEKIQKDKKFDGFYVYETNRFDLDAKKIIDTYARQWKIEENFRFWKGNLQLRPIYFSSEKHILGHIALCFISLVMMTYLTYKVNTTLNLEKPITKNSIVKAIEEVWINKEYENKILVREQSNWNEERETHYQIMKLIKTTLEILKMNKKTN from the coding sequence ATGGCCAAAAAAGTAAGAGGAAGAAAAAGAGTTAATAAAGGTTTAGCTTGAGTTATTGCTAAACAAACAACTCAATATGCAACATATTTATCAGCATGTTTAAAAGATTCAACAAAACCAGGTTATATTAAAAAGTTTGGAATTGGAAATATCAAAGTTTATGAAGAAAAGTGAGAAAATCCAGTTGAATACCTAAAAGGTATATTGAAAGACGCTCCAATACACTATGAAAGAGAAGATATTTTAAAACTTATTAACGAAAAAACTCAACAAGAGAATGTAAAAAGACAGGTTTTTGAAGAATATCCTGGTTTAGAAGTAATTTCTGGTTTATTTGATCATTTTGATCTATTTAGAAAATGTAAAGATACAAGAAAGAAAGATTTAAATTTATTGGTTCAATATCAAATTTTTCAAAGAATATCAAAACCACAATCAATGCTACAAACATATTTAAATAGCAAGAAAACTAATAAATTTGCGACTTGCAAAAACTCGTTTTATCGCTCATTAGACTACATTTATGACAACAGAGAGCAAATGTTACAAAATATTAACGATGCAATTATTGAAAACAAAGATCGTGAAGTTGAAGTTTTATGATTTGATAGCACTACAATTTATTTTGAAACTTTTGACAAAGAAGGATTGAAACAACCTGGGTATTCAAAAGATGGAAAATTTAAAGAAGATCAGTTTGTTATCGGGATGATCACTGATAAAAACGGAATCCCTTTACACTATAAAGTTTTTCCTGGTAATACCCCTGATAGCAAAACTTTTATTCCTTTTATGATTGAACTTGAAAAAATATACAAAATCAAGAATGTTACTATCGTTGCCGATAGAGGAATGAGCGTTAGTTCAAACATAAGATTTTTAGAGCAAAAAGGTTATAAATTTATAATCTCTTATAAATTAAAAGGATCAAAAAGTGATGTTAAAAATTGAGTTTTAGATGGTTCACATTATTTAAGTTTAGATGAAAAACTATTTTATAAAGAAATTACAAATCCTTCTTTATACGGGTTAAAAAATCGTCCAAATGGTCATAATCGTAGATTAATTGCTACTTGATCTGAAAAAAGATACGAAAAAGATAAACATGATAGAGAAGTGTTTGAAAAAATCTTTAATCGATCAGCTGTGAATGGAAAAGTACCAGTTAAAAGCTTAAATTCACAAAAACACAAATATTTTAAAATAAGTGATAATAAAGTTTATTACACACTAGATCATGAAAAAATACAAAAAGATAAAAAGTTTGATGGATTTTATGTGTATGAAACCAATAGATTTGACTTAGATGCTAAGAAAATTATTGATACTTATGCAAGACAATGAAAAATCGAAGAAAACTTTAGGTTTTGAAAAGGAAACTTACAACTTAGACCAATTTATTTTTCATCAGAAAAACATATTTTAGGTCATATAGCTTTATGTTTTATTTCGTTGGTTATGATGACTTACCTAACTTATAAAGTTAATACAACATTAAACCTAGAAAAACCAATTACAAAGAACTCAATCGTAAAAGCGATTGAAGAGGTTTGAATAAACAAAGAATACGAAAATAAAATTCTCGTAAGAGAACAATCAAATTGAAACGAAGAACGTGAAACTCATTATCAAATAATGAAATTAATTAAAACTACCCTAGAAATTTTAAAAATGAACAAAAAAACCAACTAG
- the infB gene encoding translation initiation factor IF-2, whose amino-acid sequence MSKKNRISNVDEIKQQLQTTKTELKDGIFIFTGKMSISDFASKTKLNANDIIKKFFLAGKMYNLNHILEEEEIAELCLENGFDFQKETNIDATNFLDEVNFEDKEEDLVKKTPVIAIMGHVDHGKTTLIDKIRNSNIVATESSGITQHTGAYQIEHKKNKITFLDTPGHEAFTKMRARGAKVTDIVILVVAADDGVMPQTKEAIQHSQAAGVPIIVFVNKMDKPNKDLDRIKGELAECNVIIEEYGGDTQIVYGSALKGQGLKDLFDAIMILADVLELKANPKRYPIGTVIESRVDKGVGAVSTIIVENGTLYKGDFLVAGSKCGRIRMLKDPQGNIIDKVTPGSPAIISGLNYAPNAGDKFVGFNDEKFAKKLAQEKYNQDKLNSITQNTTTNTDGKKVINIIIKSDVAGTAEAIKHQIDGLENDDAMIKVISASAGNVSDSDLLLAQASNATIFTFNIKVLPAIKQNATNQGIDIVSHSVIYKIIDDCQLLLEGEKAPIYEEQKIGEAHIVKVFYYSKVGKIAGCLMDSGVVREKSKVKVYRKGKLVHEGRIDSLKRELNDAKEVVKGKDFGTHIKNFNNIEEDDVLEFFEDVRIN is encoded by the coding sequence ATGAGCAAGAAAAATAGAATTAGTAACGTGGATGAAATTAAACAACAACTTCAAACCACTAAAACAGAACTTAAAGATGGGATTTTCATTTTTACTGGAAAAATGTCAATTAGTGATTTTGCATCAAAAACTAAATTAAATGCAAATGATATTATTAAGAAATTTTTCCTAGCAGGAAAAATGTACAATTTAAACCACATTTTAGAAGAAGAAGAAATCGCAGAATTATGTTTAGAAAATGGTTTTGATTTTCAAAAAGAAACCAATATTGATGCAACTAACTTTTTAGATGAAGTTAATTTCGAAGATAAAGAAGAAGACTTAGTTAAAAAGACACCTGTTATTGCAATTATGGGTCATGTTGACCATGGAAAAACTACTTTAATTGATAAAATTAGAAATTCAAATATTGTAGCTACTGAAAGTAGTGGTATCACTCAACATACTGGAGCTTATCAAATTGAACACAAAAAGAATAAGATTACATTCTTAGATACTCCAGGTCATGAAGCTTTCACTAAAATGCGTGCAAGAGGTGCTAAAGTAACTGATATTGTTATTTTAGTAGTTGCTGCAGATGATGGAGTTATGCCTCAAACCAAAGAAGCAATTCAACACTCTCAAGCTGCAGGAGTTCCTATTATTGTTTTTGTTAACAAAATGGATAAACCAAATAAAGACCTAGATCGTATTAAAGGTGAGCTTGCAGAATGTAATGTGATTATTGAAGAATATGGTGGAGATACTCAAATTGTTTATGGTTCTGCATTAAAAGGTCAAGGATTAAAAGATTTATTTGATGCTATTATGATACTTGCAGATGTTTTAGAGTTAAAAGCTAACCCTAAACGTTATCCAATTGGAACAGTTATTGAATCTAGAGTTGATAAAGGTGTAGGAGCTGTTTCTACTATTATTGTGGAAAATGGTACCTTATATAAAGGTGATTTCTTAGTTGCTGGAAGCAAATGTGGAAGAATTAGAATGTTAAAAGACCCTCAAGGGAATATTATTGACAAAGTAACTCCAGGATCTCCTGCTATTATTTCAGGTTTAAATTATGCACCTAATGCTGGTGATAAGTTTGTTGGTTTTAATGATGAAAAATTTGCTAAGAAATTAGCTCAAGAAAAATACAATCAAGATAAATTGAATTCAATTACTCAAAATACCACAACTAATACTGATGGTAAAAAAGTAATTAACATTATTATTAAAAGTGACGTAGCAGGTACTGCTGAAGCTATTAAGCACCAAATTGATGGTTTAGAAAATGATGATGCAATGATTAAAGTCATTAGTGCATCAGCAGGAAATGTAAGTGATTCAGATTTATTACTTGCTCAAGCATCAAATGCTACAATTTTTACTTTTAATATCAAAGTACTTCCTGCAATTAAACAAAATGCAACCAATCAAGGAATTGATATTGTTTCTCACAGTGTTATTTATAAAATTATTGATGATTGTCAATTATTACTTGAAGGTGAAAAAGCACCAATTTATGAAGAACAAAAAATTGGAGAAGCTCACATTGTTAAAGTATTTTACTACTCAAAAGTTGGTAAAATTGCTGGTTGTTTAATGGATAGCGGAGTTGTTAGAGAAAAATCTAAAGTTAAAGTTTACCGTAAAGGTAAATTAGTACACGAAGGTAGAATTGATTCACTAAAAAGAGAATTAAATGACGCTAAAGAAGTTGTCAAAGGTAAAGATTTTGGTACTCATATTAAAAACTTTAATAATATTGAAGAAGATGATGTACTTGAATTTTTTGAAGATGTAAGAATTAATTAA
- a CDS encoding DNA topoisomerase IV subunit A, with translation MDKNKVIDKIINESLDKIMSDRFGRYSKYVIQQRALPDVRDGLKPVQRRILYSMFSLGLDNDKPYKKSARIVGDVIGKYHPHGDSSVYEAMVNMSQWWKMNIPLLDMHGNIGSIDDDPAAAMRYTEVKMAKIANLILGDIKKNTVQFIPNFDDSEIEPLVLPSIFPNILVNGAKGIAIGMATEMPPHNLGEILDASIAKIKDPFISSDKLLKIVKGPDFPTGGVIKGTSGIKEALLTGKNDKDKIKLFAKYQIYQKDKHQYIEITELPYGVVKSKLVYDIDVLINNKAIDGIIEVKDQSDRDGINILITLEAQANVDSILSYLCQKTSLQVNYSYNNVVIKNNSPVSLNLNGLIESYIEHIKDIKQKTLTYDLNKFQLRLEIVLGFIKVAEITDQIIEVIRKSEDSKAGVINNLQSHFNFSLNQAKAIAELKLYRLSKTDAKLYLDEKLELEQEIKRISKLLNDENAFNQYLIEQLEQIKTNFATPRKTKIESDEFDFSFQESDLVKEEEVNIGISRHGYIKRISQRIADSNDFNNYVLKEEDYLIHYDKANTLNNFLIFTNLGNYAIIPIYKINESKWKDLGMHLTDFVDIKPNEEIVSIMEIKNWEACLYVVLGTKDGMFKKTLLKDFLVSRLNKTYTAINLAKNDIVVNACLSNGMKDIVILTNNGFSSKYSENDLGLYGPKAKGNKGVYLSLKDTVASFVLASNDDVITFITDNGYLKKIRAKKIPYIPKNIKGKPIFKDEKMLEFNISDMYATYKNDMLIIKDTLGSTFLQPIETYSFSKANPNLIEITVDNLYKVRIKKHYKDTLMNQINSYVQETIEEKNTLINNKKELENIEDNLNDLLSKIEGKLNKIK, from the coding sequence ATGGATAAAAATAAAGTAATAGATAAAATAATAAATGAATCATTAGACAAAATTATGTCTGATAGATTTGGTAGATATTCAAAATACGTCATCCAACAACGTGCATTACCAGATGTTAGAGATGGTTTAAAACCGGTACAAAGACGGATTTTATATTCAATGTTTTCTTTAGGATTGGATAATGATAAACCATATAAAAAATCAGCTAGAATTGTTGGTGATGTTATAGGTAAATATCACCCTCATGGAGATTCTTCAGTTTATGAGGCGATGGTTAATATGAGTCAATGGTGAAAAATGAATATTCCACTATTAGATATGCATGGAAATATTGGTTCTATTGATGATGATCCTGCAGCTGCTATGCGTTATACTGAAGTTAAAATGGCTAAAATAGCTAATTTAATTTTAGGAGATATTAAAAAGAATACTGTGCAGTTTATTCCTAACTTTGATGATTCAGAAATTGAACCATTAGTATTACCTTCAATTTTTCCTAATATTTTAGTTAATGGTGCTAAAGGGATTGCTATAGGAATGGCAACAGAAATGCCACCACATAATTTAGGTGAAATTTTAGATGCAAGTATTGCAAAAATTAAAGATCCATTTATATCAAGTGATAAATTATTAAAAATTGTTAAAGGTCCAGATTTTCCTACTGGAGGAGTAATTAAAGGAACTAGCGGAATTAAAGAAGCTTTATTAACTGGTAAAAATGATAAAGATAAAATTAAACTTTTTGCTAAATATCAAATTTATCAAAAAGATAAGCATCAATATATTGAAATCACTGAATTACCTTATGGTGTTGTTAAATCAAAATTAGTTTATGACATTGATGTTTTAATTAATAACAAAGCAATTGATGGAATTATTGAAGTTAAAGATCAATCTGATCGTGATGGAATTAATATTTTAATTACGCTTGAAGCTCAAGCTAATGTTGATAGTATCTTAAGTTATTTATGTCAAAAAACTTCATTACAAGTTAATTACTCATATAACAATGTGGTAATTAAAAATAATTCTCCTGTTAGTTTAAATTTAAATGGTTTAATTGAATCTTATATTGAACATATTAAAGATATTAAACAAAAAACTTTAACCTATGATTTAAATAAGTTTCAATTACGCTTAGAAATTGTTTTAGGTTTTATTAAAGTGGCTGAAATTACTGATCAAATTATTGAAGTTATTCGAAAAAGTGAAGATTCAAAAGCTGGAGTTATTAATAATCTTCAAAGTCATTTTAATTTTAGTTTAAATCAAGCTAAAGCTATAGCTGAATTAAAACTTTATCGTTTAAGTAAAACTGATGCTAAATTATATTTAGATGAAAAATTAGAACTTGAACAAGAAATTAAACGTATTTCAAAATTATTGAATGATGAAAATGCTTTTAATCAATATTTAATTGAGCAACTTGAACAAATTAAAACTAATTTTGCTACTCCAAGAAAAACTAAAATCGAATCAGATGAGTTTGATTTTAGTTTCCAAGAATCGGATTTAGTTAAGGAAGAAGAAGTAAATATTGGTATTTCTCGTCATGGGTATATCAAACGTATTTCTCAAAGAATTGCTGATAGCAATGATTTTAATAATTATGTATTAAAAGAAGAAGATTACTTAATCCATTATGATAAAGCTAACACTTTAAACAATTTCTTAATTTTTACTAATTTAGGTAATTATGCAATTATTCCAATTTATAAAATCAATGAATCTAAATGAAAAGATTTAGGTATGCATTTAACTGATTTTGTTGATATTAAACCTAATGAAGAAATTGTCTCAATTATGGAAATTAAAAATTGAGAAGCTTGTTTATATGTGGTATTAGGTACTAAAGATGGAATGTTTAAAAAAACTTTATTAAAAGACTTTTTAGTTTCTAGGTTAAATAAAACTTATACAGCAATTAATTTAGCTAAAAATGATATTGTAGTTAATGCTTGTTTAAGTAATGGAATGAAAGATATAGTTATATTGACCAACAATGGTTTTTCATCTAAATACTCAGAAAACGATTTAGGTCTTTATGGACCTAAAGCTAAAGGTAATAAAGGGGTATATCTTTCATTAAAAGATACAGTTGCAAGTTTTGTGCTTGCAAGTAATGATGATGTAATTACTTTTATTACTGATAATGGATATCTTAAAAAAATTAGAGCTAAAAAAATTCCTTATATTCCTAAAAACATTAAAGGTAAACCAATTTTTAAAGATGAAAAAATGCTTGAGTTTAATATCTCAGATATGTATGCAACTTACAAAAATGATATGTTAATTATTAAAGATACTTTAGGATCTACTTTCTTACAACCTATAGAAACTTATAGTTTCTCTAAAGCTAATCCAAATTTAATTGAAATAACTGTGGATAATCTTTATAAAGTTCGTATTAAAAAACATTATAAAGATACTTTAATGAATCAAATAAATTCATATGTTCAAGAAACAATTGAAGAAAAAAATACTTTGATTAACAACAAAAAAGAATTAGAAAATATTGAAGATAATTTAAATGATTTACTCTCAAAAATTGAAGGTAAATTAAATAAAATCAAATAG
- a CDS encoding ribosome assembly cofactor RimP, which translates to MDYKKAITNQFGSIILEASLKSDLLEITLNTTNLNDVEQYTRKIFSWIIEQDWYDEEKMSLSIQSAGLPLEINLDDINLYINQMVKINTVKSFEGLNHFVVELLEDLGDEILVKWNKKGQFRKIKIAKDNIKDVEKYIKF; encoded by the coding sequence ATGGACTACAAAAAAGCAATTACTAATCAATTTGGCTCAATAATTTTAGAAGCAAGTTTAAAGTCTGATTTATTAGAAATCACACTTAATACTACTAATTTAAATGATGTAGAACAATATACAAGAAAAATTTTTAGTTGAATAATAGAGCAAGATTGATATGATGAAGAAAAAATGTCTTTATCAATTCAATCCGCAGGATTACCATTAGAGATTAATTTAGATGATATTAATTTATATATAAATCAAATGGTTAAAATCAATACAGTTAAATCATTTGAAGGATTAAATCACTTTGTTGTTGAATTATTAGAAGATTTAGGTGATGAAATTTTAGTTAAATGAAACAAAAAAGGTCAATTTAGAAAAATAAAAATTGCCAAAGACAACATCAAAGATGTTGAAAAATATATTAAATTTTAA
- a CDS encoding adenine phosphoribosyltransferase, which translates to MEIKKLIRDVPDFPKKGILFKDISPLLANGEALHYTINEIAKHCGDADIIVGPDARGFLFGTPAAAVLKKPFIMVRKPNKLPGKVISMSYDLEYGSNVLEIQEGFVKPGQKAVIVDDVLATGGTTKAIIKLLESQGVIVEKVIVLLELKELNGRNLLGDTKVVSLIEV; encoded by the coding sequence ATGGAAATTAAAAAATTAATTAGAGATGTTCCTGATTTTCCAAAAAAAGGAATTTTATTTAAAGATATTTCACCATTATTGGCTAATGGAGAAGCTTTACATTATACTATCAATGAAATAGCTAAACATTGTGGAGATGCTGATATTATTGTTGGGCCAGATGCCAGAGGATTTTTATTTGGAACACCAGCAGCAGCTGTTTTAAAAAAACCATTTATTATGGTTAGAAAACCAAATAAATTACCTGGTAAAGTTATTTCAATGTCATATGATTTAGAATATGGAAGTAATGTTTTAGAAATTCAAGAAGGATTTGTTAAACCAGGTCAAAAAGCTGTAATAGTAGATGATGTTCTTGCAACAGGAGGAACAACTAAAGCTATTATTAAGCTTTTAGAATCTCAAGGTGTAATTGTTGAAAAAGTTATTGTTCTTTTAGAACTTAAAGAACTAAATGGAAGAAACTTACTAGGTGATACTAAAGTAGTTTCTTTAATCGAAGTATAA